A genomic region of Sulfobacillus acidophilus DSM 10332 contains the following coding sequences:
- a CDS encoding protein of unknown function DUF45 (PFAM: Protein of unknown function DUF45~COGs: COG1451 metal-dependent hydrolase~InterPro IPR002725~KEGG: hoh:Hoch_2794 hypothetical protein~PFAM: Protein of unknown function DUF45~SPTR: Putative uncharacterized protein): MPHINLHGRDISYEIEYRPRRRHPAIQITETGQVRVLLPAEWPTPDAERILQDKATWVLRHLAIVGPMPPAVWENGQPVYWLGHCYRLAWDPALKRPSVVLDEEYCRVGGPADAMKFTIKGWMRQEAQVYLPRRLGEWAEHLALAPSRVKVGEYKTRWGYCRSDGLIALNWRLMQAPQSIMDYVIVHELIHLRHLHHQPSFWQSVAEVLPDYQARRQALREWEPVLKW; the protein is encoded by the coding sequence GTGCCCCACATTAATTTACACGGGCGCGATATTTCCTATGAAATCGAATACCGACCAAGGCGCCGTCATCCCGCCATTCAGATCACCGAGACGGGGCAAGTGCGCGTCCTTTTGCCGGCTGAGTGGCCAACCCCGGATGCCGAACGGATATTACAGGACAAAGCTACATGGGTTCTCCGGCATTTGGCGATTGTCGGCCCCATGCCACCCGCGGTGTGGGAGAATGGCCAGCCCGTCTATTGGTTGGGGCATTGCTACCGTTTAGCTTGGGATCCGGCACTCAAGCGGCCATCCGTGGTGTTGGACGAGGAGTATTGTCGAGTCGGCGGCCCGGCGGACGCCATGAAATTCACCATCAAAGGGTGGATGCGTCAAGAGGCGCAAGTCTACCTGCCTCGACGGTTGGGAGAGTGGGCGGAGCACTTGGCGCTCGCCCCCTCCCGCGTCAAAGTCGGCGAGTATAAAACGCGCTGGGGTTATTGTCGGTCGGACGGGTTGATCGCCTTGAACTGGCGTTTGATGCAGGCGCCCCAAAGCATTATGGATTACGTGATTGTCCACGAACTCATCCACTTACGGCATTTACACCATCAACCGAGTTTTTGGCAATCGGTGGCGGAGGTTCTCCCCGATTATCAAGCCCGCCGACAAGCTCTGCGCGAATGGGAACCGGTTCTCAAATGGTAA
- a CDS encoding permease for cytosine/purines uracil thiamine allantoin (PFAM: Permease for cytosine/purines, uracil, thiamine, allantoin~TIGRFAM: NCS1 nucleoside transporter family~COGs: COG1457 Purine-cytosine permease and related protein~InterPro IPR001248~KEGG: vdi:Vdis_1610 cytosine/purines uracil thiamine allantoin permease~PFAM: Permease, cytosine/purines, uracil, thiamine, allantoin~SPTR: Permease for cytosine/purines uracil thiamine allantoin): MASSVVDSSPRYGEAVWKVEPFGVDPVPAPERHGKPISQFTLWLGSNLTIADYALGFLPIALGMPWSWTVAALLVGNTLGAWVLGLFAAMGPRYGLPQLMIGRYFLGRIGGYIPGLFNYVSTIGWFSVNNILGSYGLRILWPGLSFWQAAILLVFIQGIIAVLGHNLIHTYERIMSVVLGIMFLLVSAVVWHKSPLLKAYHPVLHSPWVTFAIMVAAAFSYIGSWGPYASDYSRYLPASTPARPVIGASFGGAWIASVWLELVGAAVAVIAGPEASNPIGALHHVMGGYGNLAVVAIILGGTAADALNLYSNALSAGSLDIRLPRWAMALMASGIGLGLSLWGSGTFETYYSNFLLLLGYWMTPWMGVLLAGFYLRRDRNLPIQAVRPRGLVSFLIGLAVSVPFMNTTWFEGPIAHALGGADLTFWVGFSVALVIYLFWPEPASPLPTES, encoded by the coding sequence ATGGCATCGTCAGTTGTCGATTCTTCGCCGCGTTATGGAGAAGCCGTATGGAAAGTCGAGCCGTTCGGGGTGGATCCGGTTCCGGCGCCGGAACGGCACGGCAAACCGATCAGCCAATTTACCTTATGGTTAGGCAGCAACCTCACGATTGCCGATTACGCATTGGGCTTTTTGCCCATAGCCTTAGGAATGCCGTGGTCATGGACCGTCGCAGCCCTTTTGGTCGGCAATACCTTGGGCGCCTGGGTCCTCGGGCTATTCGCCGCGATGGGCCCTCGCTATGGATTACCCCAACTCATGATTGGCCGCTATTTTTTAGGACGCATAGGCGGTTATATTCCCGGGCTTTTTAATTACGTGAGCACCATTGGTTGGTTTTCCGTGAATAATATCCTGGGTTCTTACGGCTTACGGATTTTATGGCCTGGGCTCAGCTTTTGGCAAGCCGCGATCCTCTTGGTTTTCATCCAAGGGATTATCGCCGTTTTAGGCCATAATTTGATTCATACCTATGAGCGGATCATGTCCGTGGTTCTGGGCATCATGTTTCTTCTCGTTTCCGCCGTGGTCTGGCACAAATCCCCCCTGCTCAAGGCGTATCACCCGGTACTCCACTCGCCGTGGGTCACGTTTGCCATCATGGTCGCCGCGGCTTTTTCCTATATCGGCAGTTGGGGACCCTACGCCTCCGACTATAGCCGGTATCTCCCGGCCTCGACCCCTGCCCGTCCGGTTATTGGGGCCAGTTTTGGCGGCGCCTGGATTGCTTCGGTTTGGCTCGAATTAGTCGGGGCCGCGGTCGCGGTGATTGCCGGTCCCGAGGCCTCTAATCCCATTGGCGCCCTCCATCACGTGATGGGCGGCTATGGCAACCTCGCGGTGGTGGCGATTATTCTCGGAGGAACCGCTGCCGACGCCCTGAACCTCTATTCCAACGCGTTGTCGGCCGGGTCCTTGGACATTCGCTTGCCGCGCTGGGCCATGGCGTTAATGGCCAGCGGGATTGGTCTAGGATTGAGTCTCTGGGGTTCAGGCACGTTCGAAACGTATTATTCCAATTTTCTCTTGTTGCTCGGCTATTGGATGACTCCTTGGATGGGGGTCCTACTCGCCGGTTTCTATCTCCGACGCGACCGGAATCTTCCCATCCAAGCCGTCCGACCTCGGGGATTGGTCAGCTTTCTGATAGGGTTAGCGGTCTCCGTACCTTTCATGAATACCACCTGGTTCGAAGGCCCCATCGCGCACGCATTGGGTGGCGCCGATTTGACGTTTTGGGTCGGCTTCTCGGTGGCGCTGGTGATCTACCTCTTCTGGCCGGAGCCCGCGTCTCCTCTTCCGACGGAATCCTGA